In Actinoplanes lobatus, the DNA window CCGCGGAGACAGTCCGGCGGGCGCACGCCGTGCACCCGATCGCCGACCTGCAGATCGAGTTCTCGCTGCTGTCCCGGGCCGTGGAGGCGGAGATCCTGCCGACGTTGCGGGAGCTGGGCATCGCGATGACGGCGTATGGAGTGCTCGGCCGCGGCCTGCTCTCCGGCCGCTGGCGTGCCGGGCAGCCGACGGCGCCCGACGACATGCGCGGCACGAGTCCCCGGTTCGCCGACGGCAACGTGCAGCACAACCTGGCTCTCGTCGAGGACCTGCGACGGGTCGCCGACGCCAAGGGCTGCACCGTGGCGCAGCTGGCCATCGCCTGGGTGGCCGGGCAGGGCGCCGACATCCTCCCGTTGGTCGGCGCCCGCAGCCGGGAGCGGTTGTCCGAGGCTCTGGCAGCACTGGAGGTGAGGCTGGACGCCACGGATCTCGCCGAGATCGAGAAGTCGGTGCCGGTGGGCGCGGCCCGCGGCGACCGCTACCCGACGGCGTTCATGTCCAACCTGGGCACCGACAGCTGACAGCCGTCAGTCCAGCAGATCGGAGAGGGTCAGATGGGCCACCTGACGGGCGTTCGGCAGGCCGCGTTCGGCGACCATCCGGCCGATGGACGTGATGGTGCCGCGGGCGGAGACGCCGCGGCTCACCTCCTCCAGTTCCTCTTTGAGCCGGGCGGCGACCCGTTTCTGGTCAGTGTGCGTGAGGTCGGCGCAGGTGTAGACGAGAGCGAGCAGCTCCCGGCGGAGGCGGTCCAGCCGTTCGGTCTCCCCACGGGCGGCCGCCTCCCTGGCCGCCTGGAACAGCTCGTCCAGCTGCGGGAAGATCCAGTCGTCCCGGTTCCGGGTCGCCTGGATCTCGATCAGCAGATAGTCGAGGCCGTCGAGCGGGGCGCCGTGGTGAGTCAGCCGCCCGTCGGCGTAGGCCAGGCCGTTGACGTCGAAGGCGGCGGCCGGCGTGTTGATCACGACGATGTGCCCGGGGCGGAGCGCGCCAGTCGCACTGTCGGCGGCGTAGTCCTTGTCGAGGACCAGCACCGGCCCGGAGCCGGCGTCCTCGATCGCCGCCTCGACCCGGTCGATGCCCTTGGCGAGTTGCTCGCCCAGACCCGCCACCGAGGCCAGCGCGGGCGCGGCTGCCGAGGTAAGGGCACCGATCACCTCCATCGCCAGGCGCAACGAGTCGTTCGCCTTGATCGCGTAGAGGCAGGCCTGCACCGACACGGTCCCGCCGGAATAGGGAAACCAGCCGGTCAGCGCACCGGAGCGGACGCCCTGCGCCTCCTGGCCGGGTTCCGCCTGCCACACCGTGGACCGAACACCCCGCAGCCCGTCCGGCCGCGTCATGGCAACCGAGGCGCGCAGCGCGGGCAGTACGTCGGCGCCCTGGCGGCGGGCCTCCGCGATGAACAGGTCGCCGATCCACAACCGAAGGTAGCTGTCCCGCGGCACCGGTTCGGCGCTGGCTGTCGGCAGAAAGTGGTAGACCATGTGCTCGGCATCGCGGCTCCACCAGTGCCGAACGCGGTCACGAAGGTTATCCAGTGCCGTCATCGGGTTCTCCTCTCAGAAATAGGACGACTTGTCCTCTGCTCGGTTCGGTGCTGTCCCGGGCGCTGTCGGCCAGCGCCATCAGGTCCATGGCGCGGGGGCGGCCGGGCCGGTCGTTCAAGTCGGCGGCCCGGTCGGCGATCCGGTCGGCGACCTCCGGCGACGGCTGGGGCAGCAGCAGCAGGTTGCGGACACCGGCGGCCATGCATCGCACGGCCAGGCGCAGCGCGTCGATGTCCCGCACGTTGGCCGGTTCCTCACCCACCGGCGTAGTGGTACGCAGCACGATGGCGCAGGCGTTCAGCCGGGCCATATCGGCGGGGGTCATGATCTGCCGAGTGACCTGGTCGACGAAGCGGACCTCAGAGTGGTTCCGCCCGACCCCACCTTCCAGAACCCGTACCGGCGGGCCATCGGGGCGGCCTTCGGACGGCGCCGCCGGGACGGCCGCCACGCCCAGCGGCCACGCCCGGTACCAGCGCGGCATCACGGCATCGTCGGGCAGGCCGAGCCGCTCGGTGATCTCGGCCTCCCAGAAGCGCACCTGGTCGCCGAGTTGCAGGACCAGCCGCCACAGCCGGGGCGGATTCTCCCCGGCCATGGCCCGCATCGAGGCCGACAGGTCCGGCACCGCGTCGCCGGCCCCCATCCGGACGGCCCCGAACGGGCCCATTCCGGCGGCGCCACGCCAGCGTTCCCGGCCGGTGCTGAGCACCAGCTTGCGGGGCCGCGGCAGCACCTGCACGGTCAGCCGTGGGATCCGGCGGAACCGGGCCTGCATGGCGACCAGCGACAGCCGCAGACGGTCCGAGCCGTCCAGCCGGGGCACGACGAACTTCGCGCCGCCCCGGTCCGCGACGGTCTCGGCCACGGCACCGAACCTGGTGGGGTACAGCTCGACCGACCGGACGGCGGGGGCGGTCGGTGGCCCGTGGCCGGAGCGCCCGGCCAGCGCGGTGATCGCCACCCGTAGCCGGATCAGCCACCCGAACCACGGATGGTCCGGGTCCGGCGGGGCGCCGGTCAGCGCCGCCCATTCCGGCAACTCGCCACCGAGATGCTCCCGCATCCGGGTGTAGGCGATGTTCAGCCCGAGTACCAGCGAGCGAGTGGTGAGGTCGCTGTGGTCGGCGCCCCCGTGCACGTGGGCCAGCGCCGCCAGGGTCGCGGCCTGGAAGGCGAGCACCGGGCTGCGCGACTCGCTGAGCCCGGCGGCCAGGTTGAGCAGCGGCTTCGCGCCCACCGGGTCGCGCAGGGCCCGCTGCTCGCCGAGTTCCAGCGCCGCGACGGCCACGAAGAGCGGCGGATGAGCCGGATTGGCCTCACGGAACCGGTCCAGCTTCGCCGGGGTGGCCACGGCCAGCTCCAGGTGCATGGCGTCCAGCGGGGCAGCCGCCACCGGATCATCCGGTTCGGCGGTGGGCAGCACCCGTACCCGCGCCAGCGTCTGCTCGGCGTCGGCGCCCGCACCGCCCGCGGCGGCCTCCCGCAGATCGGCGACGAGCAGTTCCCGCAGGCCGGGGCCGACAGGGCCGGGCTGCTCGGGCAGCGGTGGGAGGGTGACCGTCGCGGTCCGCGGGTCGACGCTGAGCGCCTGCCAATGGTGGTGCCAGCGAACGATCGATTCGCGCGCCGACCCGGGTGGCGGTGGCGTCCCGTCGGTCAGCGCCCGGGCCGCCCACTCCCTGCCGGCCAGGTCGGGTGCGGCCTGCTCGGGCAGGCCGGCCGGCAGGGTGCGGCGCATCCGGCGGCTCAGCCACAGCAGCCCGGCGGCGGCCGACCGGGTGGCCTCCTCGTCACCCTGTTCGTGCGCCCGTCCGAGGGCGCTGTCCAGCATCCGCTGCGCGCTGCCGATGTCGCCGAGCACCAGGTAGGCGTAGCCCAGGCTCTGGAACAGCGGCGGAATGAGCCGGTGCACCCGCAGCCGGGGAACGGCCCGATCGGTGGGGCCGGCCAGCGGACGCAGACGGTCGAGGTGGTCGCGGGCCACCGTCCCGTGACCGAGCCGCAGATGCAGGCAGACCGACAGCAGCCGGTCGCTGTCCACCGTCGCCGATCGAGCCTCAGCGTCGCGTTCCCACTGCTGCAAGGGCAGTTCCCGCAACGGCGCCCCGCTCAGGTAGGCACGTGCGGCCAGGTGCAGGTTGAGCCGGATCAGGACGCTCGGCGGGGCGATCCAGTCCGGCCACGGGTCGACACCCACCGGCGCCTCGCGTGCCGCCCGGTCCAGGTCGCGGACGTCCAGCGGATGCTCGGGCCCGCCCTGGGTGAGGCGGTACACGGCGAGCCGTGCGCAGATGGTGGTCACCGGGTCGGTGTCGACGGGCAGCCAGTCGTGCACGGCGGCGGCGATCGGCTCCAGACGGGGTCCGGCCTCCGTGACCTCGGCGATCGCTTCGATGACCGCGACCACCCCACCGGTCAGACGGCGCTCGTGCTCGAGGGTGTCGCGGATCAGCGTGGTGGTTTCCGCGACCGCGTCCGGGGCGGCCATGGCTTCCCGAGCGGTGGCCGCCAGGACGCCCAGCCGGGCACGCAGCCGCAGCCGTTCGGCGGCCCACCCGGTACGGTCGCCGACGAGACGCAGCACGGCCCGCCATTCCCCGGCCCGGTCGAATGCGGCGCCGGAGCGTGCCGCCACCGCGACGGCGGTGGCCCGGACGGCCGCGAGGAGCAGATCGTCGGGCGGCTCGGTGCCCTCCGGCTCGCCGTCCCGGCGCCGCCCCTCGGGGATCTTCGCCTCGGCCAGGGCGCCCAGCACCCGCGGACAGAGCCGGCTCATCCAGGCCCAGTCACCCGCTGTGCCCATCCGTGCCTCCAGTCGCTCCCACAGCCGGACGGCGACGACCGGTGCGGCGAGCCGGATCGCGGAGACCACGTTGGCGACGCTGAGCTGCTCCAGCGGCCGGGTCTCCAGTTGCGCGCCCAGCGCCACGGCGAGGTTGCGGCGGACCGTGGCGAGCTTCTCCTCGGCCAGCCCGTGCGCCCAGACCCGCAGCAGCGGCAGCATCGAGGCGTGCACCTCGAGGACCTGGCCCTCACCCGCCGGGTCGGGGCGCGCGTCGATCCAGTCCTGTCGGGCGAACTCCGCGATCACCGCCTCGACATCGCTCTGGTCGCGGATCACCGACTCCAGCGTCCGGCCATCGAAGGTCCCGAGCAGGGCGACCGCCGGCAGCGCGCCGACCGACCAGCGCTGGGTCAGCCGTCCCACGATGCGCTCCTGGACGTACGCCGACCGCCCCGACAACCGCAACTGCTCGTCGGTGATGTCCTTCTCGGAGGCCCACCACTGGCGGTAGAGGCGTACGTCGAACGGGCTGAACCGTCGGCCGGAGCGGTCCGGTGGCTCGGCGTGCTCGGGCGAGAGGGTCAGGATCGCCTCGACCAGCGACGCCGGCATGACCACCCCGTCGTCGGGGCGGGTCAGGTAGCGGGTCGCCTCTTCCTCGTTGAACCCGCGTGCCCGGACGGTACGCATGCTCACCCCGGAGCCGGGCTCCATCGGGCGGCGGCCGCACAGAAGCACCCGCACGCTGGGCAGCCCTCGGTGCACCGCTGCCAGCACCTCGAAGGTCGCCGCCACGGCCGCATCCGGGGCGCCGGCCGGGTCGGCGCGGGACAGTTCCTCACAGGTGTCGAGGATCAGCAGGACCCGGCCGGACAGCTCGGTCAGGAACCGGACGAAGGCCCGCAACGCGTCAGCGGTGGCCACGACACCGGCCGGTCCGGTCGCCTCATCGGCGACGTACGCCAGCCGGTAGAACTCGGCCCGGGCCTCCTCTGCGGCGCCGGTTCGCACCTCGGACGCCAGCTCGTGGGCGAACTCGGTCAGCAGGTGGGCCGGCCGCCGTGCCGGGTACTCCGGGCTGAGCAGGTCGAAGTCCACCCGCCCCACGGTGATCTGGGGCAGGCCGGTGTGCTCGGCGAAGTCACCGGACGCGACGTACCGGACGAACGAGGTCTTGCCGGTCCCGCCCGTACCGATCAGATGCATCGCCCACTCCCGGCCGTCGCCGTTGAGCAACGTGCGCAGCTCGGCGGTCCACGCGGAGCGTGGTTGATACTCGCGAAGCGAGTGCCGGTCGTGTGCCCGCCGGTTGGCCAGGCGCACCAGCCGCCGTGCCGCCTCCACCGCCTCACCGAAGGCGGGCCGCGCCACCGGTTCGAAGATCTCCGCAGCGGTGATGTGCGCTTGCGCCTCGGACACGTGGTAGGAACGGCACAGCTCACGGACCCGGTCGAGGAACCGCCGCTCCGGATGCCCGGCACCGTCCGTGATCGCCAGGTCGATCCAGTTGCGCATCACCGGATCCAGCGGGACGTCCAGGTCGAGGGCCTGGAGCCGGCCGGCGATCAGGCGTGCCTCGGCGGCCAGGGCCGGCCCGCCCAGCATGCTCACCGCCGCCTCCAGCACGGCCCGCCGCTGCGCCGTGGTGTGCCAGAACTCGGTGAGCCAGAGCTGGTCCGGCTTCAACGTCCCGTTGCGCTGCGCCACACCCCGCTGCTCCCAGTGGTGGACGAGTTCACCGAGTCGGTCGAAGTAGTCCTGCTCGTCGCCGGGGTCGGCCGCCGGGAAGCCGGTGGCCAGCGCCGACTCGCCGGTCCAGGACGGGGCCAGCGCCAGCCACAGTGCCGGGTCGTGGGCCGCGGCGGTCACACCGGGCTCCCCGACGCCGGATAGTGCTCCAGGACGGCGTCGTCGTTGTCTTCCTCGAGGACCTTCTGCGACATCCCGGCGCGGGTGATCGAGGCCATCAGCTTCGCCGAATAGATCTCGCTGGTTCCACTGGTCTGCTCCCGTACCAGCTCCGCCCACTCGCCCTCCCGGTCGGCAACCACCGTGAGCGGCCGGGTGTGCCGGCCGTCGAGGGTCGGCAGTCGATGCATGAGCAGCCATCGCCAGGCGGCCGCCACGAAGTCCGGGTGCCCCTCCGGGGTCATCTGCTGGAACAGCATGACCGCCGCGGTACGCGCCCAGGCCTGATCCCGCAACGCCCTTGTCAGGCGCGACTCCCCACCGGCCGACCGGGTCCGCGGGTCCTTGGTGAAGACGACCACCGGGATCTTGTCACGGGACTCGCGGTCGATGTTCTCGGCGGACACCCCGCGAGAGGACAGCAGGCTCCCCAGCTGCACGAACAGGTGCGGCACCTCCTGCGGGTCGTCGAGCAGCAGAATCGGTCGGCCGGACGCCGGGAACAGACCCGGGTACGCCTTCTGCGCCGCGGTCGCCATGGCCAGCAGGTCCTCCCGGATCCACGCGGCCAGCTCGTCGACGAAACCCTCCGGGTCCTCGGCCCCGAGCGCCGGGCGGAGCCGTTTCGCGCGCACCGCCGTGCACTGGCGGCGCGGCGGCAGCATCGCGTCGACCTTCTCCCGGCCGGCCTCGTCCTCGATGCCGGTCAGGATGGCGCTGGTGAAGTCGACGTCGAGGTCGAGCTCGGCCCGGGTGGCGCAGATCGCGCAGAGCACGTCGAT includes these proteins:
- a CDS encoding aldo/keto reductase, whose amino-acid sequence is MRKPKLGLGAMGMSEVYGPADRGESIATVHAALDAGVTVIDTGDFYGMGHNELLLAEALRGRPRESYQLSVKFGHLRGPGPVFGGMDGRPEAVRNFLAYSLTRLGVDHIDIYRPARLDPAVPIEETVGAIKEMVDAGYVREIGLSEVTAETVRRAHAVHPIADLQIEFSLLSRAVEAEILPTLRELGIAMTAYGVLGRGLLSGRWRAGQPTAPDDMRGTSPRFADGNVQHNLALVEDLRRVADAKGCTVAQLAIAWVAGQGADILPLVGARSRERLSEALAALEVRLDATDLAEIEKSVPVGAARGDRYPTAFMSNLGTDS